A region of the Callithrix jacchus isolate 240 chromosome 5, calJac240_pri, whole genome shotgun sequence genome:
GATCTACATTCCCTATTATCTGATCTGTTAGCTTTTGAAATTGTCTATCTTCAGCTATCTTCAGCTATTAACTATTTGTGTACTGTATGGAAACTTGAGTATTCCTACAGCCAGGTTGGAAAAGGGGGTATGATTAGAGTCCAAATTCTGTAAAGCTTCTACTGAGGTCACCTGGGTAGATAGACCCTTACATTTACAGGAGCTTCACAAATTAGATTAAAAGTGGACTATAATTCGCTAGGAACATTAAGTCCAGAAAGAGACTCATAAGTAACCACACAATTTCTGAGAAAGCTTCCAGGACTCAAAGGGTGATGACATCAAAATTATTAAATTGAAACTGAGAACTCTGGATACCACACCTCCTAATCATTTTGGGGAGACTAGTTCCAGGCTTAACTGTTAGCTGCCATCAAGTAAACATAGAGCAATGTGTGGTAGATGTTCTTATCCATCAGAGGAGGAGCTGTGAGTGAGTGTGtatgtttttccttgttttttcgtCCTTAATCAAGTTAGCTGTGGGACTTGTGGTTATAGAGTAAGAAGGGTAAATAACTGTTAAAAGTGTCTAAGATGATGGGATGGGCCCCTAGTAGGACATTGCatgcttaaaatatttgaaactccCACCTCTTGAGTGATGTGTCCTTTTAGGATTACAGAACTCAAGCATAGGGGCTTGGGCTTACTGTCAAGAGTTTCAAAAATAATGTTGGTAAATAAAGAACAACATATTAGGAAGAACtatttcaggaatttttttccaTCATTTCCTACATGTTTATCAGTGTGGGGAATTTTGAAAGTGTCAGAACCAAGCAAGTAACTACTCATAAATACCAAGAACCTGATCCATGATTAAATTTTGGTTTCAGTGCAGCTAGAAGAATTTCCAGTGTGCAGCCTCCAGTTTTGGGAGTGGAGAAGCACGTCATAACAGCAAATGTCTAATACTTTATTGAAACCTACAACTTCTGGAAGAAGATAATTATGAAAGGAATTTAAgtgtttatagtttttttttctcattagtctGTCTTTGAGAGTTTGGGATTTGAACAGCTAGTGTTGCTGAAGGATGCAGACTTTAGTATACAATTAAGGGACCTGAGAAACAACTGGCAGGTGTTTTGCTGTGGGTTACCTTCACAGATACCTTCCAGGTTGCTTAATAGCCGATTTGGTTTCAACCaaatcttttagtagagacaagtgaAAACTTAAATAACAAACAACTAGCAAGTGTATTTAGAGAACTAGATTTCTTTTATCACTTAGCAACAGCCCCTTCCTCAATCTGAGGAAAGACACAATGCTTTTCTTTTGGGTAATAGACAAATAGATGACTATGTCATTGTGTGTCcgtgagtgtgtatgtgcatgttgttGCAGTAAAGTactattaaatacttaaatctggaggttttttttttttttttagtaagttaTTTAAACTTGGTTTCAGCACTGACAGGCTAATGCAAACTGATTTCATCAGCTGGTCTGTCCCTCATGAACCAGGAGAGTGTGTGGTTTAGTCAGCTGTTTAAAAACAAGATCACTGTCAGCAACTTAGTTGCAAAAGTTTTGTGTCTGCACAGTGATTTTTCAATGCTTTGTATTGTGAGCTCTGAGAGTAACTAGGTTGCTGGATTTCCACTGCAGAGTAGCTAGTAGGTTCTTTGACTGTTTCTTCTGGTCTCTATTGTCTGGAGCATGTTGGATTTTAAAGACCATTGTGAGAGGTCAAGTTTCTGAAGTGTGAATGTTTGGTTTTAGGCCCATGAAGCTTCCCATCACCAACAGCAGGCAGCACAGAACAGCTTGCTGCCCCTCCTGAGCTCTGCTGTGGAGCCCCCTGATCAGAAACCATTGCTTCCAATACCAATAACTCAGAAACCTCAGGGTGCACCAGAAACATTAAAGGATGCCATtgggattaaaaaagaaaaacccaaaacttCATTTGTGTGCACTTACTGCAGTAAAGCTTTCAGGGACAGCTATCACCTGAGGCGCCACGAATCCTGCCATACAGGGATCAAGTTGGTGTCCCGGCCAAAGAAAACTCCCACCACGGTGGTTCCCCTTATCTCCACCATCGCTGGGGACAGCAGCCGAACTTCGTTGGTCTCAACCATTGCAGGCATCTTGTCAACAGTCACTACATCTTCCTCGGGCACCAACCCCAGTAGCAGTGCCAGCACCACAGCTATGCCGGTGACCCAGTCTGTCAAGAAACCCAGTAAGCCTGTCAAGAAGAACCATGCTTGTGAAATGTGTGGGAAGGCCTTCCGAGATGTGTACCATCTCAATCGGCACAAGCTCTCCCATTCAGATGAGAAGCCCTTCGAGTGTCCTATTTGTAATCAGCGCTTCAAGAGGAAGGACCGGATGACTTACCATGTGAGGTCTCATGAAGGAGGCATCACCAAACCCTATACTTGCAGTGTTTGTGGGAAAGGCTTCTCAAGGTACTGCATTTTGCTTTGCTTCATTATGGTATCAGTGAACTTCAGTTTTGTCTTCATGTGATCTAGAATGTTTATGTGAGAACAGATGTGGGCAGACCTGTGTTATTAGTGGAGATTGGTGATATAAAGAAGTATTAAGCCTCCAGATCTAACTCTAGTGTGATTGACAAGTAGTGACATAGTGATTAACctgtttttttcacttaacaagtGCCTTGGTGGACTCAGGCTTTCATTTGGCACAGGGATGCTTATCACTGCAAAACCACCAGTTTCCAGTTCAGTTGAGGGACTAGACATGAAGCCCATtgtgcaaattaaaataacatttcctgGAAGTTGGGATGATCTTGGATACTCTATTAATTAAACttttagaatgttttttcatttttctgagagCACCACCATTtcactaattttcatttttaaaagcttttagaTTTAATAGAGTGGTAGCTGTTTCTGGCAAGGGTTAGGACTAAAACTTTGGATATTTTGTAATTGTAAAGAATCAAGACCTAGTAGGATTTGATGTTGactaagagagaaaattaacaggtAGAAGACTAAGACTTTGTTTTTGGTAAGAGAGGTAAGGAGGCTTGCACTGGGGGAGGGAGGTTGGTAATTCTGCTAGCTTTCCTAAAGTACACTCTTTCCCAATCTGCCAAGCATATAAGCATCACATAAGTAGCATTTCTCTATGTGTGTTCGATTATATATCTTCTGTTGAAACTCTCTTTTTCACAGGCCTGACCACTTAAGCTGTCATGTAAAACATGTCCATTCAACAGAAAGACCCTTCAAATGCCAAGTAAGAGTTAAAATGACTTATCCTTAGTGTAGCACTTAATGTACATTATCCAGGAGGTCTGAGCCAGTTGAATCTCACCATTCTTGGATAGTCTTAAATAAATCACTGACCTGAGTAAATATGGCCTATCTGACTtctagttttataaaatattgtgaTAGCTTCTATCTTTGTAAAGcaagatcatttaaaaatttaattgtgtTAAGCtatatttctctttccttggGCAATCGcattttttgttagaaaaaaaggTTATAGTCTTGCAAAGGTGGTTGTgtatttgaaatgaataaaagaataaagggCTTTAATTTCTGGATTGATTATTGAAGTTGTTTTAACTGTGATAGGAGAAAATAATGAAGTTTTCTTCCAAATGTTATCACTTACTGGATTTTTGTTGGTTATTACCAAATTGGAGCACTTTCTAGTTGTTTAAAAATCTCTTCTGGTTAACGATTTTATTTGACATCAGTTATGATAATGAAAAGACTAAGAATTTTGCTAAATCAAATGACTGTTTAAGGTATTGGTAATTCTAGTTTGTTGCTGGAAGTCTTTTAGTCCTCCTTTCAGTTAAGTTTGTTAATGACTGATTTTATTAAGTAAACGACTTGAATTCTAAGAAAGATCTAATTGAAGGAAGTGAGGGCCTGCTTGTGTACCAGGCTCTTAATCCAACAGAACTTTTGTGAGATAGATAGTATTATCcccatattacagatgaagaaacaaattcAGATAGGTCAACCAACTTGTTCAACATAATGTTGTTTAGCAAATTGTGGAGCTCAACTTAAGCCTAGGTTTAACTGACCCTAAAGCTTATGTTTTTTGTGCTACTCTGTGTTGATATATTTCTTCCTCCGAAATGGAAGAGTCTAAAATTTATCAAGTGttttattatgattatgattCTAGGTAACACATGTAATTAAAATTCAACTAGTTGTCAGCTTGCTGACATGGATAGGGTAATGCATAGAATATAACGTACTTTAAAATGAGTAGAACAGGAtagtctatatttaaaaaaagttttcctcCCTCATGCAGACGTGCACTGCTGCCTTTGCCACCAAAGACAGACTGCGGACACACATGGTGCGCCATGAAGGCAAGGTATCTTGTAACATCTGTGGGAAGCTCCTGAGTGCAGCATACATCACCAGTCACTTAAAGACTCATGGGCAGAGCCAAAGTATCAACTGTAATACATGTAAACAAGGCATCAGTAAAAGTAGGTGGTGCTTCagatttcatttgtatttcagaTTGGTGAAATATGCATGTTTTTATAATGTATCAAAGGTATTAATATTCACCTTACATGTTTCCTCCTATTGCCAGTGTGTGCAAACAGGCAACAATGGAGAGAGTATATTAGTGTCAGAACTATTCTTTACTTTCATGTATGCAAACAGCGTTGATAAGCCAATAATAACCTTTAAGATGAAAGCAGTGTTAATAAGCTTGCTTTTCAAACCCAAATCTATAGAAAAATGAGATATCCTATCCATTTGCAGGGTTAAATGCTTTGCTTGCCTTAAATTCAGAGTAGAAGATAGAATACTTGGATTTAcccaggcattttttttaagattgccTAGAAGGCGGCATTTTCCTGATCCTTTATTCTATTGTATATGTGCTTTGTGCAGTAGAaacatcaaatttttaaaaactgtggccACAAGAGAATGGGGAAGAAAGCTTAATGTGTGTTTATCTGTTTTTGCTTCTCTGTAAGTACATTGGGTTTATTATCCAGTATGTTGTACTTTAACcctataaacatttctttttcttttttttttttttttttgagacccagtcttgctctgttacccaggctggagtgcaatggcatgatctcagctcactgcaacctctgcctcccagtttcaagtgattctcctgcctcagcctctcaagtagctgggattacaggtgtatgccgcCATGCTCAGctacctttttgtgttttagtagagatgaggtttcactgtgttgcccaggctggtcttgaactcttaagctccgacaatccacccacctcggcctcccaaagtactaagattacaggtgtaagccaccgaacccagcctgTGAACATTCACTTTTAGTATGCATTATTGtggtcaaataaaaaaatacattagataTTTTGTTGAACGTTGATTATTTCATATTAATATTAtcaaacttccatttttaaagacACCTGCTTTTTTTGACACTTGTTTTTTTATAGCaaagaattattttctcttttatattgaTTTCCACTAGTTTCCTAGATTTTTTagtgcttgtttatttttatttatttatttatttttaagatggggtttcaccatgatggccaggctggttttgaactcctgacctcaggtgatccacccaccttggcctcccaaagtgctgggattacaggcgtgagccaccacacccggccgagtGCTTGTTTATTTTGACCAATATAGaccagaagcaaaaaaaaaaaaaatgcacttatTAAGAGCTACAGAAGCATGAGAAGTCAATTTTGAAAAAATGGCAACAGTTTTACAGGTAAACACAGTGTTTCTGGTTTGTCTTTGTAATAGCATGCATGAGTGAAGAGACCAGCaaccagaagcagcagcagcagcaacagcagcagcagcagcagcagcagcagcagcaacaacaacaacatgtgACAAGCTGGCCAGGGAAGCAGGTAGAAACACTGAGACTGTGGGAAGAAGCTGTTAAAGCAAGGAAGAAAGGTAAGGCACGGCTTCCAGTGTTGAAAGTGTGGCTAGAGAAGTGTTTTCATTTAGTATGTCAAGTGATCAAAGTAGAGAAGCCACAGTTTCAGGAAATCTAGCTTAATGGAAACATATAAATAGTACATGCTAGAAAATATCTGGTAAAGTATAGTTATAGGCAATAAAGTGTCCAGATAAGTTATTACTTGGAATTAAAAATTCTCAGTACTTCCTATCAtgttctttcttttgatttactttttgtttcaaaCTTGGAGCCAAGTTTGGTCCTTCACTGTCCTCAGAGTTGCATTTTTATATTCAATTTGATGTCAACCTCCATGCCTTGTgggcctttttctccttttctaaaatACTCCCACTTTTAGAGGTGGATGTCCTTATGTATATGTAAGTTTATTTTCTTACACCTGTGCTGTTTTTTGCTCTTTAGtgttcttttttcattgtattatttattacatGTTTCAGATTCTGTAGTGCTGATGTCTTTTCTCTTGGTCACACCCTTAATCTCCTTCAGTCTCTATCACTATGGTAGGCCTTAGTTTAACATGTCTAGTCTTCTGCTGCTGAGGACTTTACTGTAAttgttcaaaaattttaaaatggtttgcTTTTCTCTCGTGTATATCGGTTGGAGTATTAGTTTTCAACTTATTTTGCAATTTACTAGTACAGCTTTGGCTTCTGAATTATTGTACAGCCATTTCAAATGAATCATTTTGTCAATGTACCATGAGCCAAAGGACAGATTTGtaaatttcttcttcctcctccacccctgCCAAGTCTTAATATGTTAAATGTTAAGAAATCCTCTATCTGCCGGCTCCTCTACATGTAATTCCTTTGCTGTGTCATTTCTCCCATTTTTTGCTTTCATGTAGTGTGGCTGTTCCCTTCTTCAGAGCAatcccttctatttttttttttgttttgtttttttcttttttagacagagtcttgctctgttgcccaggcttgagtgcagtggcgtggtctcaactcactgcagccttcacctcctgggttcaagtgattcttgtgcctcagcctcccgagtagccaggacgacaggtgtttgccaccacactcagatgatttttgtatttttagtagaggcagggttttgccatgttggccaggctggtgttgaactcttgacctcaagtgatccacctgcctcagattcccaaagttctgagattataggcatgagccactgtgcccagccacagtgATCCCCTCTAAACCTCCTATATTTGGATAAATAAAAGgaatagtattcttttttttttttttttccctgagatggagtctctgttgcccaggctggagtgcaatagcactattttggctcaccgcagccttcgtctcctgggttcaaatgattctcctgcttcagcctcttgagtagctgaagtacaggcatgcctggctaattttgtatttttaatagagacagggtttcttcatgttggtcaggctggtctcaaactcctgacctcagatgatctgcctgcctcggcctcccaaaatgttggaataatcttgacccaccatgcccagccagcattcttttttcatatatttactgGCATTGGAAGAAAAGAGTTCAGTCCATATAGGCTTTCCACCATTCCTCAGGTGCTGTTTGTTCCTATCTTCCAACTGAagatttgtcattattttaataaaatgttttggccaggtgtggtggctcacacctataatcccagcacattgggagaccaaggtaggaggatcacttgagaccaggagtttgagatcagcctgggtaagatGGCAAGACCACGTCTCTacagaatctcaaaaaaaaaaaaaaaaaatttagccgggcatgacagtgtgtgtctgtagtcccagctactcaggaagctaaggtggaaggattgcttgaacccaggagtttgaggctgcagtgagctacaattgtgtcactgcactccagtctggacaacagagtgagacccccatctcaaaaaagaaaaacaaacaaacaaaaaaaaaatatatatatatatatgcttttgtGGTAGGAGAATGGGGAGATGGAATTGGCAGTGAGGAGGAAAAAGTATAGCGCTATGACAGTTGCGTAGTGGGTTGAAAGTATATTATGAAGGGTATTTTACTTAATGGAACAAAAGTATTTAAGTCATAGTAAAAGGACACTGTTAgattagaaagaaaacaggaggagGTATAGGGGTTAGCAGATAACAGAGTAAAAATTATTTGGTGAAAGCAGGGGGAGATATCCTCCCAGAACCTCAAAGTGAATTggctttctctctcattctctctcttgctgtaCTCTATTTGGTATTGTATCTCAGTTTGCTTGCACAATAAGACTTGATTGTTTAGCTCATCTTCTGACCTCCATGAAACAAAATGCTATTGTATTCCCATTCATAGCGTGAATCTCTCTGGAAGCGTTAGAAACCTCTGTATTCATAATAGTAAATGTCATATTTTAGGGGAGAAGAGACTCTTGACCTGAAAACCTAAACTTGAATCAACAGTGTTTCTAAATATTAGGCCTAAATAAGGTAACGTAAGTTTATAAACCTGATTGACAATCATATCATCtagggagtttttaaaaaatacacatttcccAAGTTCCATCTAAATTTCACTATTGATTCTCCTGGGAGtcctttgttgtgtttttttgaaATCCACTGGATAGTTGATTTTGGTAATCAGCCAGGTTTGGGAATCCCTGATAGCAAGAATGATGTATGCCAAAGTTAGATTGTATTGATCAAGGAAGGGCTCCTTGACTCCAGGGTCTCCTGCAGTGATCTGACCTGTGTGGATCATATACAGATCTCTATCTTTAGTTTGAATATATTTCTCCATTTTGACAGCCAAGTCACAGCCAGCCTACCCATCATTTTACTGCTGTTTTCTGGTACACCAGCAGGtggtgctgaattttgttgaGGGGTGGGTTGGGGGGTATCACCTTGAAGGAGTTTTCCTTAAGTAGTGTCTAGACCTGGCTCACAccttagtcccagcactttggggggctgaggtggacagattgcttgagcccaggaggagaccagcctgggaaacatggtgaaaccttatctctacaaaaaaacacaaaaattacctgagcatggtggcacgtgcctgtagtctcagcggCTTGGGagactaaagtgggaggattgtttgagccttggaggtttgaggcttcagtaagctgtgatcacactactgtactccagcctgagctacagaaggagactctgtctcagaaaaaaaaaagtgtctagaTTTTATTGGATAAGAAGGACCAGGGTCATCTAACTCACTGCAGAGTCTCCTTGCCTAGTTAGTTCTCCTTGGTATGCTTGATGGTATGTGTAATATGTGGAGTTAAAAGATACTAGGAGTAAAGTAGGTGATTGTGTCAAcatcagaaacagaagaaaaaatgggAAGAGAACGTGAACTTATTgaggagtattttttttctttcctaatgcaGTTAAGAAACATAACCAGAAACAGTAAGATTATTTAACTGAAACATATTTCTAAAACTGAAACAAATAATACTAAAATAGCTTATCATTCcctaattatacattttaaaaaccttaacAGAATATGGCTTTATGTCTCAAGCTTTAACATACTTAGCGAGTATGCACCCCTCTCTCTGCTAGTTATAGTGTGCCTTATGAGAAGATTTTTCTGATTATCTGTTACTGTGTAACCATTGGCCCAGCTCTGTGTAAACAGGCTCTTTAGCCTGGCCTGCTGGAGTTTGGGTCTTCCCAGGAAAGTTTTTAGAACTCAGAGGAGCTGCATGAAGTAGTAGTGAGAACACTTAGCCCTGCATTGCAGAAGTTAACTGATCCTCTCAGCATCACTGTGAGGTAGGTAAGTAAATCTGAACTTGAAACCAAAAGAGCAAGGCTGAACAAGTTGCCCAAGTCCTTGCAGGAGGTATAGCATCAGAAAGCTGATGATACACTAGGATCCCTGGCCCCCTGGCTTGAGCTCAGAAAGATCCTCCCTTCTGTTGACCACTTGATAGAAAACTGGAATTTGATTTATTAATTGTTTGACATTTTTGATGAAAAGAAATTGATTCAGAAACTGTTGATGAATTTTGCTCACTCTTTTGAGAATCTAAAGACCCTTTTGTCTTCTTATTTTAGAAGCTGCTAATCTGTGCCAAACCTCCACGGCTGCTACGACACCTGTGACTCTCACAACTCCATTCAATATAACATCCTCTGTGTCATCTGGGACTATGTCAAACCCAGTCACAGTGGCAGCTGCAATGAGCATGAGAAGTCCAGTAAATGTTTCAAGTGCTGTTAACATAACCAGCCCAATGAACATAGGGCATCCTGTAACTATAACCAGTCCATTATCCATGACCTCTCCTTTAACACTCACTACCCCAGTCAACCTCCCCACCCCGGTCACTGCCCCAGTGAATATAGCACACCCTGTCACCATCACATCTCCAATGAATCTGCCCACGCCTATGACATTAGCCGCCCCTCTCAATATAGCAATGAGACCTGTAGAGAGCATGCCTTTCTTGCCCCAAGCTTTGCCTACATCACCGCCTTGGTAAACAgtattataaaatcaaaatatgggttaaagtaaatatttaccaGCAACTTAACTTTTAGTTGATTAAAGCAAAGAGTAAACCATGAAATCGGGAGATTTTATTACATTAGTTAATAAGAATGTGGTAGCATTTTTCTCCAATTTGGCTGGGATTATTCAAAGTAGGGTGTGTATGTAACTTATCACTGGACCACTTTAGTTTAATCAGAAATTCCTTTTAGCTGACAACATTGCTTAAACAGGATAGTATTTGGCAAAATGAAATGCcagaattaaaaacaatcatAAATAAGTAGAAcccacttcaaaataaaaaaaaaaacagcattactATTTCTAATCCCAAGAAATCACTTTATTCTAAGCACTAGCGGAATTCTTCTCCCTATACAAGGTGGGTGGCTGATTTTAACCTGAAATTCTAAATCCACGGATTGAGAGCTAGTGTAGAATTGTctgtgtttattgtttttatgaGTAAATACATGCATTGTcataataaaatgcatttcagAGAATATGCATTTTACCTTTGGGAATATGTTAATTTCAGGCAGCATTCCCTATGGGAAAGGTGATACCAGCTCTGATATGCAAAGCATATGATAATTTATCATTCTAACTTCAACATATAATAGGGATTGTGACCTGATATTTGGAGATGTAAATATTGTTCAGCATATTAATCCCAGTGAAATATAGCATTgtagtttacttttaaaaaaaaaaaaaaaacataaaaaaaatctacaaattgtGTTTTGCTAAGAAAAGCCTCAACTGACAGAGGAGAAGTCAAGTGTGTGGACAGGCAGGCTCCTAACAAACAGGCCGATGGGACTCCTGTTTAGGAGCCAAAGAGTACTTTGGAACAGTTCAAATATATTGCTTTAAATTGGAAGACGCTGGAGGCACTGGGATGTGATATGCCCCTCTCTCCCCCAATCAGAGCCTGTTGATGTTACAACAGGGACAGATGTGTTAGTTGCTCACTAGAGTTTATGTCTTATATTAAATTGTATACAGTTTTTATTCTAACCACTAACTAGGTAGTATGCCCCTTCAGAACATGCAGagtgtatctttttttaaatttctccttcCGTTTCTTAATCAAGTATCATGCAGATTTGTTCAGCTTTGTAAATATggacatcacttttttttttctttgagaaaacacTTGTATCAGCTTTGTGGTGTTTTCAGGGAGACAGCTGTCTGCACTCCCTGTAGAAACCCAGCAATGATTGTGCACGTTGAGAcatgtgctttttatttcttagcAGGATATTTTATCTCTGTACATAAAGTAGAAACCAAATGGTAGGGAAACAGAGAGTCTTGACACCATCATGCCACACATTGTTTTTAAAGCATTGTGTTAAAAGAGTTCACTAAAACCAGGAcgctgtgatttttgtttttttaagttgcaatatgtttttggttttttcattttttaatcactGCAGTTAAGCGAAATGGAAATTAGTTGTGTTCATCTTGCAGAATGTTTGCAGGACTGACTATCAAACTGGATGATTTCCGTTTATACCCCACTGTGTCAGTTCAAGCATCAAAATACCTTGCATCTGAGGCAGACTTCCTACATCAGGGACAGGTATCTGTATGTCATTATACAAAACAGTTCTAGGGGGTTGATCtacatagtaaaaaaataaatagtacttagtgtaaaataattttataaatgatctTTTGTACTTTAGGACATTAAATTGTACAACTTTTGTATATATAAAAGCTTAGGAACTTTCTGTTTAGCAGGAAGGCAACACATTCCTACACTTTTAATGTATATGTTTGTTATAATGTCCATGTAAACATGCCCTATGTTTGTGCCTTTTAATTAGTTTGTCTCAATAAACAATGTAGAGAAAAATATGTAGCTATGACTTTGTTACAACTGTTCTTATCCACAGTACAAAatggtttgtttttaatatgtagAGCATTATGTGTGGACTACTGGAAGGACTCGTGTAGGGAAAGCCCAAGAATGACCTTGCTGAGGCCTGGATTGGGAGCACAGTGGCCACATCTGGAGGAAGTCTGCATTTCCTGGCATGCAGACCCAAAACAGTTCTGGCTCTGCCTGCTGGGATCTGTTATCTCTGGTGGGCTGGCAGTTATAATCCACGATTCAGACAGCCCAGGCTTCCTCCACAGTGGTCCAAGGAGCAGTCCTCAGTGGGGGCAGATGTGGGCCCTACCCCTAAGCTAGAATGTGGTTGTCAGAACCCTGAAAGTATtagttcttaagaaaaaaaaaaggatatatactagaaataattgttttatcaATTCATTGTATAATAAACAGGAGTGAGACTTCATTGTATGACTTCAGTTAAAATGCTATTTTGTATGCATTCTTTATTCACTTAAGAAGCTTGTCTGCAATAATAAAGCCACgtcatgtcttcttttgggagGGAGAGAATTGTGGCAGGAGGGGGTTGTGGGTGGGCCACTGAAAAGGGGGGCCGAATAGGTTGTGTGGTGAAATTCTCCTGTGTCTTGGAACTGGAATTGAGTTTCAATGTTGATGAACTGATTCAACCAGGTGTTGAAGGCACGACGGCCACTGCTCTAGGAAAAGGCAGAGTATGCTTTTCCCTTCTGGTTGTAACCTGGTTGAGAGCTTCCCCTTTATCAGATTGGCAGCTAAACAGTTGTATTAGATAATCCTTGAATCTGACATCCAGCCTGTTATGCTCTGGGGCTCGCTGCTTGGCCTGCGTTTGCTTTTTATTGTGTATTCATTCCCCTCCTACAGTGTGCTCCTAAATGAAGGTTTCTATGTAAGCAGATGATGATTTTACCTGTCAATACCAGCACTGTATTACTAACATGCAAAATACTGcagatttattttgaaaattaaaagttaacCAGTCACAAATGTTATGATGGATTGCTTAATACCTCAGAAGCTTCATCAACTTGCTCTGATCATAGGAAAAGTTTTGAAGTATTATCTTTTCAGGTGTGTACATCTCAGTATTgggctggagagagagagggaggggccaGTATCAGGCTG
Encoded here:
- the VEZF1 gene encoding vascular endothelial zinc finger 1 isoform X3, giving the protein MAAHEASHHQQQAAQNSLLPLLSSAVEPPDQKPLLPIPITQKPQGAPETLKDAIGIKKEKPKTSFVCTYCSKAFRDSYHLRRHESCHTGIKLVSRPKKTPTTVVPLISTIAGDSSRTSLVSTIAGILSTVTTSSSGTNPSSSASTTAMPVTQSVKKPSKPVKKNHACEMCGKAFRDVYHLNRHKLSHSDEKPFECPICNQRFKRKDRMTYHVRSHEGGITKPYTCSVCGKGFSRPDHLSCHVKHVHSTERPFKCQFSSLMQTCTAAFATKDRLRTHMVRHEGKVSCNICGKLLSAAYITSHLKTHGQSQSINCNTCKQGISKTCMSEETSNQKQQQQQQQQQQQQQQQQQQQHVTSWPGKQVETLRLWEEAVKARKKEAANLCQTSTAATTPVTLTTPFNITSSVSSGTMSNPVTVAAAMSMRSPVNVSSAVNITSPMNIGHPVTITSPLSMTSPLTLTTPVNLPTPVTAPVNIAHPVTITSPMNLPTPMTLAAPLNIAMRPVESMPFLPQALPTSPPW